TCGGCCACCGAACGCAGGTGCGACTCGAGAAGCGCCCGGAACTGGGCCCGGAACGCCTCTTCGGCCTGCTTGATGCGCACGAGGTCGGCCTGCGCCTTCTGCTTCTGCTGGAGCGCGTTGTGGATGATCTCCTTCGCCTTGACCTCGGCGTCTTTCAGCACCACCTCGGCCTCGTGCTTCGCCTTGGCGATGATGTCGTCGGCGGACTTCTGCGCGGCGAGCAGCGTGTTGTTGAGCGTCCGTTCCATCTCCTGGTACGCACGCACCTTCTCCTCGGCCGCCTCGATGCGCTCGGAAAGCTCGATGTTCTCTTTGAAGAGGCGTTCGAGCTCGTCGGCTACCTGATCGAGGAACTCGTCGACCTCGACCTCGTTGTAGCCGCGCAACGACTTGCTGAACTCCTTGTGGTGGATGTCGAGCGGGGTGAGTTTCATCGGTCCGGTCCTCCCTGACCGTCGCTACGAGACCTGCAGGACCAGTCTAACCAATATCGGCCGGATGAGGTACTTCAGCGTGAGCAGCGCAACAAACGGCGAGAAGTCGATGGAGCCGACGGGCGGCACGATCCGGCGGAAGACGCCGATGTACGGCTCGCACAGCTGTCCGAGCACGCGGTAGACGTCGTAGAACACCCCCGTCGGCCGGAACCAGGACATCAAGACGTACACGATGATGAGCGTCGAGTAGAAGCTCACGAGCGAATCGACGATCCCGAGCACCGTCACGACGCCTCAGAGCTCCCGCGCACGGCGCACCGCAGCCGCCACCGCTTCGCCGAACGCCGCGCGCACCGCACGCTCCTCGAGCACCTGCACAGCCGCGATCGTCGTCCCGCCCGGGCTCGCCACCGCGTCGATGAGCGCCTCGGGGTGCGATCCTGTCCGTTCGATGAGCTCGGCCGTCCCCTTGATCGTCTGCAACGCGAGCGCGAGCGCGACGTCCTTGGACAGCCCTTGCGCGACGCCCGCACGCGCGAGCGCGTCGGCGACGAGCGCGACGTACGCCGGCCCCGACCCTGAGATCGCGGTGGCGACGTCGAAGTAGCGTTCGTCAAGCACGATGGCCGTACCGAGGGCCTCGAACAGCGACCGCACCGTCTCGACCGCCTGGTCGCTCGCGGCAGCGCCGCCGCACACCACGCTCATGCCAGCGCCGACCATGGCGGGCGTGTTCGGCATCACGCGCACCACCGCGACGCCGGCCGGCAGCAGCGCCTCGATCCGGCGGGTCTCCACGCCCGCTGCGATGGAGACCACGATCGCCTCCCGAGGGACCTCGTCTGCAAGGTGTGCGAGCACCGCGTCGATGACCTGCGGCTTGACGGCGAGAATCACGATGTCTGCGTCTCGCACGATCTCGTGACCGTCCGGGACGGCCACGAGATCGTGCGACTCGAAGACCGTCCTGCGGTCTTCGTTCGGCTCAGCGACCGAGATCTCTTCTGGGCGAGCAGCGCCCGAGGCGAGCAGGCCAGCGACGATCGCTTCCCCCATGCGGCCACCGCCGATGATGGCGATACGTCCGAAACCCACCGCTACACCCCCGAGTCGAACAGGCCGCGATCGCGCAGTTCCTTGCGCTGCGCAGCCGAGACGTCCACGTTCGCGGGCGTGAGCATGAAGACCTTCTCCGAGACCTTCTGCAGGCCGCCGTTCAGGCCGTACGTGAGACCGCTCGCGAAGTCGATGAGGCGCCGAGCGAGCTCCGGCTCGGCCGTCGTGAGGTTCATGATCACGGGCTGGCCGCTCTTGAACTTGTCCGCGATGGACTGCGCCTCAGAGAAGGAGCGCGGCTCGACGATCTGCATCTTGACCTGCGGCACCGCCCGCACGCTCGTCGTCGGCAGGGGCTCGACCGACGCGGTCCGCGCACCGTAGCCGCGGGCGCGGTCCAGGTCCGGCTCGCGCTGCAACCGGCGCACGCCGGTGCGAGCCTCGGCCTCGTACGGGCTGCGCACCGCCGGCACGTCGAGGCCGTCGGCCTCTTCGTCTTCGTCCTCGGCGTAGTAGTCGTCGTAGTACTCGTCTTCATCGCCGAGGCCCAGCCGGGCCTTTATCGAATCCCAGAGTCCCACGGCTGCATCCCTTCTCGACACGCGCTCACTTGCCGAATATGGCCCTGCCGACACGGACGATGGTCGCGCCTTCTTCGATCGCGACGCGGAAGTCGTTGGTCATCCCCATCGACAGCTCGTGCATCTCGGTGCCATTGAACCGCAACGCGGACAGAGAGGCAAAGAGGTCCGCGAGCCCGCGGAACACCCAGCGCACCTGTTCCGGTCGAGCGAGCGGCGCGATGGTCATGAGCCCGTCCACCCGAACGGAGCCCATCTCCGCGGCGGCCTTGAGCGCGTCTTCGACCTCTTCGGGCGCAAACCCGTGTTTCGTCGCTTCGCCGGAGACGTTCACCTGAAGGAGCACCGGCTGCACCACACCACGTTCGGAGGCGATACGGTCGATGCGCGCGAGCAGGTCCACCGAGTCCACGGAGTGGATGAGGACGGCACGTCCGACGACATCTTTGACCTTGTTCGACTGCAGCGTGCCGATGAAGTGCCACCGGACGTCGGGGAACAGCCCGTACTTGCCCAAGAACTCCTGGACGCGGTTCTCCCCGAAGTCCCGGATGCCGGCCGCGATGGCCTGCCTGATCTCCGCGACGCCGACGTTCTTCGTGACGGCGACGATCGTGATGTCGTCGGGGTCCCTCCCCGCCGCATCAGCAGCGTCAGCCACGGCCCTCCGGACCGCTCGGTATCGCTCGGCTATCACGCTCACTGAGCATCAGGCCTCGTCGTCTTCGCATGACGCGAAGTGGCCGGTCACCATGTACGTGATGCGCTCGCCGATGTCCACGGCGTGGTCGGCGATCCGCTCGAGGTAGCGCGACGCCAGCACCATCGACGAGCCCCATTCGATGTCTTCCTCGTCCTGCAACCGCGCCAACTCCCGGAAGAACTGCTTGAAGAGATGATCGATCGGCTCGTCGAGGTCCTGGAGCTTGCGCGACATCTCCAGGTCGTTCTTCTCCAGCGCCTCGAGCATCGCCTGGAGCACGCGCTGGACGAGGTTGCCCTGCGCCTGGATCAGGTCGTACAGCGTCTGCGGCCCCTGACGGCCGGCCGTCCGGCGCGCCGCCTTCGCGATGTTCACCGCGAGGTCTGCCATGCGCTCGAAGTGCATCGCGATGTACGCCAGCGAGTGGAGCAGGCGCAGGTCGCGCGCCACGGGGAACTGCGTCGCGATGATCTCGAGCGAGCGCTCTTCGATCCCGAGGCACCGCGCATCGATGTCGCTGTCGCCATCGATGACGCGCTGCGCGAGCTCGACGTCGCCCTCCACGAGCGCCCGGACCGCGTCGCGCGTCACATCCACGATGTCGTGACCGATGGCGAGGACGTTCGCCTTGAGGTCTTTCAGCTCCTTGCGGAATCCTTCTCGCATCATCGGCCCTTCCTCGATCGCATCTGCCTCTGCACGGATTATACCGTGCCGGAAGCCCGACGGCGCCTCGGCCGAGCCGCGAGACGGCAACGGGGCGGCGCTTAGCCGAACCGGCCGGTGATGTAGTCCTCAGTCCGCTTGTCCTTGGGGCTGGTGAAGATGTCGGCCGTCCTGCCGAACTCGACCAGCACCGCCGGCTCTCCCGAGCGTTCCTGCAAGAAGAACGCCGTCTCATCGCTCGTGCGCGCCGCCTGCTGCATGTTGTGCGTGACGATGATGATGGTGACGGACGACTTGAGCTCCGCCATCAGGTCCTCGATCTTCTGGACGCTCGTCGGATCGATGGCCGAGCACGGCTCGTCCATGAGAAGGACGTCCGGCTGCACCGCGAGCACGCGCGCGATGCACAGACGCTGCTGCTGGCCGCCGGAGAGGGTGAGCCCGCCGCGGTCGAGGATGTCTTTGACTTCCTTCCAGAGGTTGGCGCGTTCCAGCGACTCGCGCACGATGTCGTCGAGCTCCGACTTCTTCTTCACGCCGTGCAGCCGAGGCCCGTACGCGACGTTGTCGTAGATGCTCATCGGGAACGGGTTCGGCTGCTGGAAGATCATGCCTACCCGGCGCCTCAGGTCGACGGGATCGACCCCGGGACCGTAGACGTCCTGCCCGTCGAGGAGCACCGTGCCGTCGACGCGCGTACCGGGGATGAGGTCGTTCATCCGGTTCAAGCAGCGCAGGAACGTCGACTTCCCGCAGCCTGACGGTCCGATGAACGCCGTCACCGAACGCGCCTTGATGTCGCACGAGATGCCCGTGAGCGCGTGGAAGTCCCCGTAGTAGAAGTCGAGGTCGCGAACGGTGATCTTGACCTCAGGGGCGGCCCCCTCGACCGCAGGCGAAGCCGCACAATCGAGCGTGTCGCTCATCCTTGCATCCTCCTGTTCCTACGCAGCAGCCACCGCGCGGAGAGATTGAACGCGAGCACCATCGCCATCAGGAGCAGCGCCGTGCCGAAGGCGGCAGGCATGTTGATGCCCTCCATGGAAAGCTGGTACAGGTGGACGGTCATCGACCGCCCGGGGTCGGTCGGCAGGATCGGCGTGTTGATCATCGTCCCCATGGTGAAGATCACGACGGCGGTCTCGCCGACCGCCCGCCCGGCGGCGAGGATGATGCCGGTGATGATCCGGGACGCCGCCGCAGGCAGCACCACGCGGCTCACCGTCTGCCACTTGCTCGCGCCGAGCCCGTACGAGCCCCACCGGATGTACTTCGGCACGGCACGGATGGCCTCCTCGGTGGTGCGCATGACGATCGGCAGCATGAGGAACGAGAGCGCGAGCGCGCCTGATATCACCGAGAAGCCAAGCCCCATGGACTCCACGAACAGCGCGAGGCCGAACAGGCCCATGACGATGGACGGCACGCTCGCGAGCGTGTCTGCCGCGAACCGGATCGTCCGCACGAGCCTGCCCTGCACCGCGTACTCCGCGAGGTAGACCGCCGCGAGCACGGCGACCGGGGTCACGAGCAGCATCGCCAGCCCGGTGACGTACAGCGTCGCGACGATGGTCGGCCAGATGCCGCCCTCAGCGTTCACGCCGTGCGGTTCCGTGAAGATGAACTCGGGGCTTATCTGCCTCGCTCCGTTGATGAACACGTAGCCGATCACGGCGAACAGCACGACGACGGTCGTGATGCCAGCGACCCAGAACGCCGCGAGGGCGAGCG
The Parvivirga hydrogeniphila genome window above contains:
- a CDS encoding cell division protein SepF, with the translated sequence MGLWDSIKARLGLGDEDEYYDDYYAEDEDEEADGLDVPAVRSPYEAEARTGVRRLQREPDLDRARGYGARTASVEPLPTTSVRAVPQVKMQIVEPRSFSEAQSIADKFKSGQPVIMNLTTAEPELARRLIDFASGLTYGLNGGLQKVSEKVFMLTPANVDVSAAQRKELRDRGLFDSGV
- a CDS encoding YggT family protein — encoded protein: MLGIVDSLVSFYSTLIIVYVLMSWFRPTGVFYDVYRVLGQLCEPYIGVFRRIVPPVGSIDFSPFVALLTLKYLIRPILVRLVLQVS
- the proC gene encoding pyrroline-5-carboxylate reductase produces the protein MGFGRIAIIGGGRMGEAIVAGLLASGAARPEEISVAEPNEDRRTVFESHDLVAVPDGHEIVRDADIVILAVKPQVIDAVLAHLADEVPREAIVVSIAAGVETRRIEALLPAGVAVVRVMPNTPAMVGAGMSVVCGGAAASDQAVETVRSLFEALGTAIVLDERYFDVATAISGSGPAYVALVADALARAGVAQGLSKDVALALALQTIKGTAELIERTGSHPEALIDAVASPGGTTIAAVQVLEERAVRAAFGEAVAAAVRRAREL
- a CDS encoding DivIVA domain-containing protein; protein product: MKLTPLDIHHKEFSKSLRGYNEVEVDEFLDQVADELERLFKENIELSERIEAAEEKVRAYQEMERTLNNTLLAAQKSADDIIAKAKHEAEVVLKDAEVKAKEIIHNALQQKQKAQADLVRIKQAEEAFRAQFRALLESHLRSVAEIPLPEDVKVLAAEVGGEVVGEVEVAAAQAPAPAEETSAQRSYREALEAQIRGAAAPAEPAAEAAAEKPAAPVGEPPAPGFVQGIQLGEVAAPDITEEEPRFEVPEFKLDFRAAGATDDDLDIEEID
- the pstB gene encoding phosphate ABC transporter ATP-binding protein PstB, which encodes MSDTLDCAASPAVEGAAPEVKITVRDLDFYYGDFHALTGISCDIKARSVTAFIGPSGCGKSTFLRCLNRMNDLIPGTRVDGTVLLDGQDVYGPGVDPVDLRRRVGMIFQQPNPFPMSIYDNVAYGPRLHGVKKKSELDDIVRESLERANLWKEVKDILDRGGLTLSGGQQQRLCIARVLAVQPDVLLMDEPCSAIDPTSVQKIEDLMAELKSSVTIIIVTHNMQQAARTSDETAFFLQERSGEPAVLVEFGRTADIFTSPKDKRTEDYITGRFG
- the phoU gene encoding phosphate signaling complex protein PhoU encodes the protein MMREGFRKELKDLKANVLAIGHDIVDVTRDAVRALVEGDVELAQRVIDGDSDIDARCLGIEERSLEIIATQFPVARDLRLLHSLAYIAMHFERMADLAVNIAKAARRTAGRQGPQTLYDLIQAQGNLVQRVLQAMLEALEKNDLEMSRKLQDLDEPIDHLFKQFFRELARLQDEEDIEWGSSMVLASRYLERIADHAVDIGERITYMVTGHFASCEDDEA
- the pstA gene encoding phosphate ABC transporter permease PstA; protein product: MKRDAKNLTNTLALAAFWVAGITTVVVLFAVIGYVFINGARQISPEFIFTEPHGVNAEGGIWPTIVATLYVTGLAMLLVTPVAVLAAVYLAEYAVQGRLVRTIRFAADTLASVPSIVMGLFGLALFVESMGLGFSVISGALALSFLMLPIVMRTTEEAIRAVPKYIRWGSYGLGASKWQTVSRVVLPAAASRIITGIILAAGRAVGETAVVIFTMGTMINTPILPTDPGRSMTVHLYQLSMEGINMPAAFGTALLLMAMVLAFNLSARWLLRRNRRMQG
- a CDS encoding YggS family pyridoxal phosphate-dependent enzyme, with the translated sequence MSVIAERYRAVRRAVADAADAAGRDPDDITIVAVTKNVGVAEIRQAIAAGIRDFGENRVQEFLGKYGLFPDVRWHFIGTLQSNKVKDVVGRAVLIHSVDSVDLLARIDRIASERGVVQPVLLQVNVSGEATKHGFAPEEVEDALKAAAEMGSVRVDGLMTIAPLARPEQVRWVFRGLADLFASLSALRFNGTEMHELSMGMTNDFRVAIEEGATIVRVGRAIFGK